ATATTCCTCAGTTCCAggctgccagctcagcccagcaACTTGAGCTGAACGCTCTCTCCCCCTTGAGAATCAAAAGGGACTTTCTGTTCCATGTTCCAGAGCCATGATCGAGTTTGAGaaccctcagctccctgcagtttTCAGAGAGGCAATCACCATCGTCcagagtgggaaggaggaggagcagagaactATCGCCCTGGCTTTCTGCACTGAGGTGAGATTCATGAGTTGACAGGCAGAAGTGGGCTTTCTGGAGAGCAGCTCAGGACAGTAAGCTCTAGGCTACATTGTCAGCAGCTTAGCAGCCCTACCGCCAGCTAGCTCCTCTCCGCACATGGATGGTTGCGGGGCATggcaaagagagggagggagagacagggtgAGATTGCTCCTGGCTGGATGTGCCTAGATGGGGTTATGGGAGAAGAAGCCATGTTTCTCCAGTGCCCCAAGGCCATGCTTCTCTCCTCACCTTTTCCTGGGCTTCTGCTTTTCTTCTGCCCCACGGCTCTCTCCATGGCACTCAATGAGGTCTGGAgattcccctttccctgggggctTATTTGTGACTTGTGCATTAGTCTAAATTTGGGGAAGGAACCAACTGAAACAGCAGCAATTTGCTTCCTACTCACCAGAGACTTTGCATAGGAGGAAATGGCCCTTTGGGAAAGACGACTGTCCAGGGAAGAGACCCCACAATAAGACCTCTGCTCCTCAACCTGATCTTCGTTTGGCTCTTGCCAGTTTCTccagagtccttccattgacacCATCCTGACAAGATCAGTCCTCCAGGCACAGCTCATGGACTGGACCAAAGATGCCAATTCCATCATACGGAGGCTCAGTCTGCGAGGTCTTGGCAGTATTGTGTTCCAGCCAGAAAAGGTGAGAGCCGGGGATTGCCCAGGGGACCCAGGAAGCCAATGTCCATCAAATAGCtcagaaaggagagggagagcCACACACAAGCCTTGTTGTTTCAAACACAGCCCTCAAATGGTGGAGGTGCTTTCGGAGCAAATCAAGGCATGCCGTGCTCCCTGCTCCCgtgagctgagccctgattgcaGATCGGATGCAATGGGGGAGGCGGGGTGAGCAAAGACAAAGGTGACAGTGAGCAACTGGCACAGAGTGACAGGAGAATGACTTTCTGCCCCGTTGGGGGGCTGTGCCCTCCGTGGTTTCTCGTCGGTGGCAGTGGTCCAGCATGTGCTCCAGGCTGTCACCTGGGAAAGTAATGAGCTGCCTTCTTCATTCCGGCAGGTGCAATTCTTACGGGCCCAGCTGACAGCAATCCTGGCCGTCTTTTGTGACAGGGATGGAGGGCGTGTCCTGGAGGCCATGCATAAAGCTGCAGACATCATCCACCTCCTCAACAGGGAGGGGCTTGGCTCCATCTCCCAGGATATTGCAGTCAGCCTTCGCCCCTTCATTGATGATGTAAGGCTTGGAACCCCCTCAAAGAAGcccactccccccaccacctGTCTCTGAtgcccttgtctctctctccccatccccttcctcccgcCCCTCAGGCCTGCCATGGAGCCTCCAAGGAGTGCCCCCGCCATGGGTGGGGAatctcctgctgagccacctccctGTCAGAGCTCTTCTCTCCAAAGCTCAAGCTCAGTgccatgctcccagcccctgctgcagcctggcctgggggagagggggcctggCACTGGGCAGATGACCAGCTGTCTGGAGAACACAGGCTCCCAAAGAGGTGGAGATTCTCAGCAGGAAAGAGGTGGGTCAGGAATGGCCCGGCTCTCAGGGGCACCCAAGAGCAAAAGAAATGCTGTCTTTTGGAGCAGCCAGTCCctgccaggctccagcagctgcttctccccttccccacaccagtctccagcagccttcctgccctctcccctcatcTTCTCGGGTTCCAGGATTCTGTGCTCTCCAGACAGAAACTGCCTCTGGGACACCCTGGGCTGCACTGTCCCGCACAGGGTCTCAGGCCCTACACAAGATGTCTATGGCGCTGGCCTGGTAGCCTCCCTGCTCCCGCCACCCAAGGTAGTTCCCACAGGGGGAACCAGAGCAGCGTGCGCATTACCACTCAGTGGCGTTATGCTCTGATGCTGCCTGGCTTTAACCGGGGGTCCCCACCCCGTGTGTCATTGCCAGGAGAAGGGCAGTGTGCGCTCAGCTGCCATTGTACTGCTTGGCAACGTGGTGAGCAGGGTGCAGGACCCCGACAAACCCTTGGTGCAGCAGGAAATTATCCACTGCttgctccccctgctgctgcatctTGAAGACCAGGAAGAGAGTGTGAAACTGGTAAGTGCCACGGTCATTATTGCCTTAAGAGCAAAgagccaggatcccctggggcccCCACTCCATTCATCGCCAGAGCCCCTTGCCCAAGTGGAGTCTTCTCCTCCCTGcttcactccatgctggagccaaGTGCCTCATCCATCctcacagcacacagcacaatTGGGAAGAAAAGCCTTCttctgggaaagaggaggggcctAGCGTAGCAGGGCCGGgagtcctgctgctggccccggcaTGGCccagggcctgcgtccccctgaagtgcggggccccccaaagcacggggccctgGGCAACCGCCCCAAACCATCCAAAGGACAGGACAGCTCTGGCTCTCTCCAGCCaactctccctttcctctcctcagcaCACTCCTGTGGAGAACAAATTATAGGAATCTCCACTGGCAGGAAAAAGCAGGAGAACAAGGGACGGGGAAGGTTCCATGTCCCCCAGACTATCCCTCTCTCAGGGAGAACCCTCTTGGTCTCCTCTTCTCTTGCAGTCATGTAAACTGACGCTCTTCCGCTGCGCAATCTTCCTCAGGTGGGCTCATTTGAAGACGCTCTTCCGCAGCATGGCCTGGGATGGCTCCTCACAGCTCTTGAAGTGTGTCTGGATCTGCTTGGTAGGTGAATTCCTTGTGCCTTGAGAGTGCTGAATGGCAACTTGAGGAAGACCTTTCTAACCCCACACCCTGAGTACCCATCCGCTTCGGTCGGGCTGCAGGACTCcgttccaggctctctgctggcTCATTTCGGCAGGAGTTACAATCCCTTCACGTTGTTGACATTTTTCTCCACAATTCTCCGACCTtcaaacttttgtcttttccaatgaaagctgaggttctggagAACACAATGGGAACTTCAGAGGGGTGCTGCTCTGGTGTATGGGTTCATATTGGCGGTTGCCATGGCCTGGCTATATGCTTTGGCTTTCCTGGACTATTCGCTGTGGAAAGAACATGTCATTTCTATATTGtgcatttcttccttctttcttcctaGATGCAGAACAACGAGAGCCACATCCCCAAATTCCTGTTCCAGGCCTTACAGTACCTGGAAAGCTCACAGACAACAATAAGACATTCAGCAGCCCGATTCATTGGTAAGCAGAGCAAATTCACTTGATCTTTTCTCAATGCTTCCTTCAGAGCCCTTTTCTGGAAGGCTGCTCTGTTCCCTCCGACAGCACCAGAATCCtaaaatggggtgtgtgtgtttgtgtgtgaattaACATGTATTCCAAGATGATGGGAGCAACTTAGCTGAATCGACTGCACCAACTTCACCCGCCCACAACAACTCTTTGGCTGTGCCTAGGGGAAACCAGCAGGATGTGAATTCAATCTCCTTTGGAAATCAGCCTCTCAATAACTTCTGGGTGTCTGATGCTTTCTCGAATGTGCTTTGTGAACAGATGTAAGGAATGTCTGGAATTTCCCAAGGGTGTCTTGGGGGAATGGCTGCATCATTAGCAGTTTTCAGCGAAGGATCTGAAAAGCCATGAGACCCATTGTATTCATTGTATGTCTACGAAATACTATCCACCATTACTGCGATTTGTTGTCTGAAACCGTGAATGAAGATGGCATCTCCCGCCTGTATGAAGGTAAGGAAATACATCTGTGTGTTTGGGCCTCTGTGGGAAGCACaggggtgcagcacagggccTGAAGACAGGTTTGCATGTGTCCCTCTCAGTCTAAGGACAGCGTTGAAGGAAGAAGGGTGGTCACGCGAGCTTTCATCAAGGTCCCACAATCTGTGCACGGGAGCAGGGGAATTCCATCcctagctcctagtgtagacgtagccttagagctgtgtggggagactGTCTTCATCAAGGTCAGAAAGTCTCTAAAGGAAGGCCTGACCGAATTGAAAAGGGCTCTTGTTAttcaggatgatgatgatgatgatgacgattcCCCTCTGTAGGGAAAGATTCATCACCTGCCCTCCCTGGAATGGAGTGATTGCAGGCCAGGGACCTTCACTCCGAGATTGGTTATCAGCTCCTAGGAAATCCCATGAGGGCACATGGGTAACACTTTtccctgtgagctcttcaggaatGAAGGCACAGGGCCACAAAGGATTTCAGGAGACGTTAGGAGCcgaaatccctttgtggatctcggCCTAAATGTTGGATGGTTTAACGTGGCTGCCGCTGTCACTTGCCTGTTCCATCCAAAGAACAAGTGCCCCCAACCATCTGTGTGGACGGGTGTGTGGAGGAGTGTCTGCCAGCAGAGGGGGAAGTTAGGCAAGAATGGGGTCTCCTCTCTGTCCAGGGCTATTTTGGGAGGAGCTGAGTtgttgttcttgtgcccttagaATCTTGGGGAGCGAATAGCAGGGGACAATGGCCATCGGAAGGGGAGGTTTCCTAGGTACCAATCACATCAGCACCATGGGGTTTTCAACCCATTTCCTCTTGGTTTCAGCTTTTCACGAAGTGCCTTTGAAATCGGACAGGACTACGTGGTACATCCTCAAcagatattataaatatttgcagcaGCTTGAAAATCTCGTGTTGGGTTCTGCATTCGACTAGGGAACCGGGACCGACACCGAAGAGCTCTTTGTCCTGCTGTGGTAAATACAACAGACGCTTCTCAACTTtttggtgtccctagactctgtttgccagaagctgggaatgggggacaggggactgatcactagatgattgccagtcccttcattccctctggcattggccactgttggaagacaggatactgggctagatggacctttgctgtggcctttcttatgtccttatgtttGGAACCGGGGCTGAACAACAAGGTGGATATCAGCAGATGACCCAAAATTATGTCGATTAGTCAGGCCTAGAGAAGACTTGGAAGAAATTCAAAGGGATCGAAGAAAGCCATGTCACTGGGCAGCACCATGGCAGATGAAAACCAGCGCTGACCAAGGCAGGGCCATACACATGGAAAGCAGCGAGGTGAACGACTCCTCCATATCGCTGGTGTCAGAAGCCAAAGCACGGCTGGTTGGGCCCAGCGGTTGGAGCAGTGGCGCTGGGGCCTCGTGCTCAGAGTGGTGGAGGCCGAGCCGAGGGGAGCCAAGGGTTGGAGCCGGAGTCAGGAGTCAAGAGCAGGATTGGAACAggctggggaatagggcaagggCCGGATTAACgatccccggccaatgggagctgcgggggaacTTAG
The sequence above is a segment of the Chelonia mydas isolate rCheMyd1 unplaced genomic scaffold, rCheMyd1.pri.v2 scaffold_59_arrow_ctg1, whole genome shotgun sequence genome. Coding sequences within it:
- the LOC119564992 gene encoding maestro heat-like repeat family member 5 → MKTIYELLFLRGYREAILQMYPQLLILCVRQVQYVLDLHLPGTYMARQTSSPEEGSSCLSPLSTSVEAVKTLFSMPGYWKEFASIHFHRGWDMIASRYHYSQGVGLIARAMIEFENPQLPAVFREAITIVQSGKEEEQRTIALAFCTEFLQSPSIDTILTRSVLQAQLMDWTKDANSIIRRLSLRGLGSIVFQPEKVQFLRAQLTAILAVFCDRDGGRVLEAMHKAADIIHLLNREGLGSISQDIAVSLRPFIDDEKGSVRSAAIVLLGNVVSRVQDPDKPLVQQEIIHCLLPLLLHLEDQEESVKLHTPVENKL